A section of the Vespa velutina chromosome 6, iVesVel2.1, whole genome shotgun sequence genome encodes:
- the LOC124950115 gene encoding uncharacterized protein LOC124950115 isoform X2, with translation MGSFGIGTAAAATAGLIVMAMLSSGHAALARTAFEKLTDYDYRGTTYYSVRNLSLYECQGWCREEAECQAAAFSFVVNPLAPMQDTLCQLQNETAATNPAAQPQRAVNMYYMTKLQIRSENVCLRPWSFERIPNKMIRGLDNALIYTSTKEACLAACLNEHRFTCRSLEYNYVTLQCHLSDSDRRTTGQYVQFVDAQGVDYFENLCLKGKEACKSQRIFQIPRIGVADDKVAQYAGLHYYTDKELQVQSESACRLACEIENEFLCRSFLYRGAPQGSAYNCHLFHLDHWTLPDGPSTYLNAERPLIDNGERVGTYFENFCEKGTGPLADPLPVVFETTEDPTVNNLTRNDINCDKTGTCYDVSVDCKDTRIAVQVRTNKPFNGRIYALGRSETCNIDVINSDLFRLDLTMSGQDCNTQSVTGIYSNTVVLQHHSVVMTKADKIYKVKCTYDMSSKNITFGMMPIRDPEMISITSAPEAPPPRIRILDSRSREVETVRIGDKLTFRIEIPEDTPYGIFARSCVAMAKDSKSTFQIIDDEGCPVDPSIFPSFTPDGNALQSVYEAFRFTESYGVIFQCNVKYCLGPCEPAVCEWGRESVESWGKRRRRNVMNATEEKAEDMTLSQEILVLDFGDEKQSDFLKSDASIDFNEADKTVTIVEPCPTKTSVLALGVTCALLVLIYISTIFCYYMKKWLSPRKMMP, from the exons ATGGGCTCGTTCGGGATCGGCACAGCCGCAGCTGCAACTGCGGGACTGATAGTCATGGCGATGTTAAGCAGTGGTCACGCCGCATTGG caAGAACAGCGTTCGAGAAATTAACTGATTACGATTACCGAGGTACGACTTATTACAGTGTTAGAAATTTATCGCTTTACGAGTGTCAAGGTTGGTGCCGAGAGGAAGCTGAATGCCAGGCTGCAGCTTTCTCCTTCGTAGTAAATCCTTTAGCACCGATGCAGGACACTCTTTGTCAATTACAAAACGAAACGGCAGCTACCAATCCAGCAGCTCAACCTCAACGTGCTGTGAACATGTATTACATGACGAAACTGCAAATCAGATCAG AAAACGTATGTCTCCGACCATGGTCCTTCGAACGTATACCAAATAAAATGATTCGTGGATTGGACAATGCACTCATTTATACATCGACGAAGGAAGCCTGTCTCGCTGCCTGTTTGAACGAACACAGATTTACCTGCCGATCTCTCGAATATAATTACGTTACTCTTCAGTGTCATCTCAGTGACTCCGATCGACGTACCACCGGGCAATACGTTCAATTTGTCGATGCTCAGGGTGtcgattattttgaaaatctttgCTTGAAGGGAAAAGAAGCTTGCAAGTCTCAAAGGATCTTCCAAATTCCTAGAATCGGTGTTGCCGATGACAAAGTCGCTCAATACGCTGGTCTACATTATTATACCGATAAAGAGCTTCAAGTTCAAAGCGAATCTGCATGCAGATTGGCCTGCGAAATTGAGAACGAGTTCCTTTGCAGATCGTTCCTTTATCGTGGCGCACCTCAAGGATCGGCTTATAATTGTCATCTATTTCATTTGGATCATTGGACTCTTCCCGACGGACCTTCGACCTATCTTAACGCTGAAAGACCACTGATCGATAATGGTGAACGAGTTGGAACCTATTTCGAAAACTTTTGCGAGA aaggCACCGGACCACTCGCAGATCCGCTTCCGGTCGTCTTCGAAACTACAGAAGATCCTACGGTGAATAATCTGACAAGGAACGATATCAACTGCGATAAAACCGGCACCTGCTATGATG TATCTGTCGATTGTAAGGACACACGTATAGCCGTTCAAGTTCGTACAAACAAGCCATTCAATGGTCGTATCTATGCCCTCGGACGTTCTGAAACTTGCAATATCGACGTTATCAATAGTGATCTCTTCAGACTCGACTTAACGATGAGCGGACAGGATTGTAATACGCAGAGCGTG ACTGGCATCTACTCGAACACAGTGGTACTCCAACATCATTCGGTGGTCATGACAAAGGCTGATAAAATCTATAAGGTGAAGTGTACTTACGACATGTCATCGAAGAATATCACTTTCGGGATGATGCCTATCAGAGATCCGGAAATGATTAGTATCACCAGTGCACCCGAAGCACCACCACCAAGGATACGCATTCTCGATAGCAGATCAAGAGAAGTGGAAACCGTAAGAATCGGAGATAAATTGACGTTTAGGATCGAAATACCTGAAGACA CACCTTACGGAATCTTTGCTCGCAGCTGCGTTGCTATGGCCAAGGACTCGAAAAGCACCTTCCAAATAATCGACGACGAAgg ATGTCCAGTGGATCCCTCGATATTCCCGAGCTTCACGCCAGACGGTAACGCCCTCCAATCGGTCTACGAAGCCTTCAGGTTCACGGAATCTTACGGTGTCATCTTCCAATGTAACGTCAAGTATTGTCTCGGACCATGCGAACCG GCTGTTTGCGAGTGGGGACGTGAATCCGTTGAATCGTGGGGCAAAAGACGTCGAAGGAATGTCATGAATGCTACCGAAGAGAAAGCTGAGGACATGACTCTTTCTCAAGAGATTTTAGTCTTGGATTTCGGTGATGAAAAACAATCAGATTTCCTCAAAAGCGATGCCAGCATAGACTTCAACGAAGCAG ACAAAACCGTGACCATCGTAGAACCATGCCCGACAAAAACATCGGTACTCGCATTAGGAGTCACGTGTGCTCTTTTGGTTCTTATCTACATCTCTACGATCTTTTGCTACTACATGAAGAAATGGTTGTCACCGCGGAAGATGATGCCTTGA
- the LOC124950115 gene encoding uncharacterized protein LOC124950115 isoform X1, translating to MGSFGIGTAAAATAGLIVMAMLSSGHAALARTAFEKLTDYDYRGTTYYSVRNLSLYECQGWCREEAECQAAAFSFVVNPLAPMQDTLCQLQNETAATNPAAQPQRAVNMYYMTKLQIRSENVCLRPWSFERIPNKMIRGLDNALIYTSTKEACLAACLNEHRFTCRSLEYNYVTLQCHLSDSDRRTTGQYVQFVDAQGVDYFENLCLKGKEACKSQRIFQIPRIGVADDKVAQYAGLHYYTDKELQVQSESACRLACEIENEFLCRSFLYRGAPQGSAYNCHLFHLDHWTLPDGPSTYLNAERPLIDNGERVGTYFENFCEKGTGPLADPLPVVFETTEDPTVNNLTRNDINCDKTGTCYDVSVDCKDTRIAVQVRTNKPFNGRIYALGRSETCNIDVINSDLFRLDLTMSGQDCNTQSVRDGFQTGIYSNTVVLQHHSVVMTKADKIYKVKCTYDMSSKNITFGMMPIRDPEMISITSAPEAPPPRIRILDSRSREVETVRIGDKLTFRIEIPEDTPYGIFARSCVAMAKDSKSTFQIIDDEGCPVDPSIFPSFTPDGNALQSVYEAFRFTESYGVIFQCNVKYCLGPCEPAVCEWGRESVESWGKRRRRNVMNATEEKAEDMTLSQEILVLDFGDEKQSDFLKSDASIDFNEADKTVTIVEPCPTKTSVLALGVTCALLVLIYISTIFCYYMKKWLSPRKMMP from the exons ATGGGCTCGTTCGGGATCGGCACAGCCGCAGCTGCAACTGCGGGACTGATAGTCATGGCGATGTTAAGCAGTGGTCACGCCGCATTGG caAGAACAGCGTTCGAGAAATTAACTGATTACGATTACCGAGGTACGACTTATTACAGTGTTAGAAATTTATCGCTTTACGAGTGTCAAGGTTGGTGCCGAGAGGAAGCTGAATGCCAGGCTGCAGCTTTCTCCTTCGTAGTAAATCCTTTAGCACCGATGCAGGACACTCTTTGTCAATTACAAAACGAAACGGCAGCTACCAATCCAGCAGCTCAACCTCAACGTGCTGTGAACATGTATTACATGACGAAACTGCAAATCAGATCAG AAAACGTATGTCTCCGACCATGGTCCTTCGAACGTATACCAAATAAAATGATTCGTGGATTGGACAATGCACTCATTTATACATCGACGAAGGAAGCCTGTCTCGCTGCCTGTTTGAACGAACACAGATTTACCTGCCGATCTCTCGAATATAATTACGTTACTCTTCAGTGTCATCTCAGTGACTCCGATCGACGTACCACCGGGCAATACGTTCAATTTGTCGATGCTCAGGGTGtcgattattttgaaaatctttgCTTGAAGGGAAAAGAAGCTTGCAAGTCTCAAAGGATCTTCCAAATTCCTAGAATCGGTGTTGCCGATGACAAAGTCGCTCAATACGCTGGTCTACATTATTATACCGATAAAGAGCTTCAAGTTCAAAGCGAATCTGCATGCAGATTGGCCTGCGAAATTGAGAACGAGTTCCTTTGCAGATCGTTCCTTTATCGTGGCGCACCTCAAGGATCGGCTTATAATTGTCATCTATTTCATTTGGATCATTGGACTCTTCCCGACGGACCTTCGACCTATCTTAACGCTGAAAGACCACTGATCGATAATGGTGAACGAGTTGGAACCTATTTCGAAAACTTTTGCGAGA aaggCACCGGACCACTCGCAGATCCGCTTCCGGTCGTCTTCGAAACTACAGAAGATCCTACGGTGAATAATCTGACAAGGAACGATATCAACTGCGATAAAACCGGCACCTGCTATGATG TATCTGTCGATTGTAAGGACACACGTATAGCCGTTCAAGTTCGTACAAACAAGCCATTCAATGGTCGTATCTATGCCCTCGGACGTTCTGAAACTTGCAATATCGACGTTATCAATAGTGATCTCTTCAGACTCGACTTAACGATGAGCGGACAGGATTGTAATACGCAGAGCGTG CGTGACGGTTTTCAGACTGGCATCTACTCGAACACAGTGGTACTCCAACATCATTCGGTGGTCATGACAAAGGCTGATAAAATCTATAAGGTGAAGTGTACTTACGACATGTCATCGAAGAATATCACTTTCGGGATGATGCCTATCAGAGATCCGGAAATGATTAGTATCACCAGTGCACCCGAAGCACCACCACCAAGGATACGCATTCTCGATAGCAGATCAAGAGAAGTGGAAACCGTAAGAATCGGAGATAAATTGACGTTTAGGATCGAAATACCTGAAGACA CACCTTACGGAATCTTTGCTCGCAGCTGCGTTGCTATGGCCAAGGACTCGAAAAGCACCTTCCAAATAATCGACGACGAAgg ATGTCCAGTGGATCCCTCGATATTCCCGAGCTTCACGCCAGACGGTAACGCCCTCCAATCGGTCTACGAAGCCTTCAGGTTCACGGAATCTTACGGTGTCATCTTCCAATGTAACGTCAAGTATTGTCTCGGACCATGCGAACCG GCTGTTTGCGAGTGGGGACGTGAATCCGTTGAATCGTGGGGCAAAAGACGTCGAAGGAATGTCATGAATGCTACCGAAGAGAAAGCTGAGGACATGACTCTTTCTCAAGAGATTTTAGTCTTGGATTTCGGTGATGAAAAACAATCAGATTTCCTCAAAAGCGATGCCAGCATAGACTTCAACGAAGCAG ACAAAACCGTGACCATCGTAGAACCATGCCCGACAAAAACATCGGTACTCGCATTAGGAGTCACGTGTGCTCTTTTGGTTCTTATCTACATCTCTACGATCTTTTGCTACTACATGAAGAAATGGTTGTCACCGCGGAAGATGATGCCTTGA